GCtgtatcttttgtttctttctccccaGGGTCTCAGAGAAGCAACTTCCTCTCCACTCTGAAGGAGACACCAGCAAGATATCCTTTGTCAGATAggggacacccaggtgggaaatAAGTCCCAGCACTGGGGCAAGTCCCCAGAGGGGACAGTAAAGCCTGTATCTGGCCTCTAGAATCCCATGCACCAGCTGCCTCTGTTCACACCAGGCTTGGGCTCATCCTAAATAGGGCATCCTGGGGCTGAGCTGGCTGAGAACTCCCAGGAGGCCCTGTCCACTGTCTTCAGGGGCCTGGAAGAAAGCACCCTGAGCTCCCTGGACTGGGTTATGTCTGAGGCTCCATATCTGGGAGCCTCGGTTCCCCCTGCTGTCCATCACCCCAATCTGGTCTTGTTCTGGTGGGGAACTCCCTACTCCTCCTGGGAACCCAGGAGGTGATCCCGCTGAGAAATGGTGACTGGGCCACAGGAAGGTTCCAAAACTTGTCACCTATCTGGGAAATAACTCCAGAGAAGGATGTTGAGAAAGGAGAATTGTGGTAAGCTCCCAGGCCCAGAGAGGCTCCTACCCTCCTCCATCCCATGCATGATGTCCTTGACTGTCCCACTGTGCTGGAGTTGGTGATCTGCTTCTTCTCCATCTGGTCCATTCTGGGCCTCTCAGGGTTTCACACTTACCTCGTCGCCTCCAACCTGACAACTAATGAAGATGTGAGTAAGGCTAAAGCTgggctgggggagctggggtGGCCAAGGGCAGCCCTGCTGGCAGACTGCTGGGGGAGAGGGTGGAGGTAGAGGGCAGCCAGACATGTTCCCTGGCCCCCGAACACTCGATGCAGGCTCCTGAGATCCCAGCATGCTTTGGCCTCTCAGTGCAGCCTACTGAGGTCCCCAAGTTGTTCTCAGAGCTCTGTGGAGGCAGCACTCATGCCGGGGTACTCATGACTGGCCAGTGTGTGGCCACTTACAGAGTTCCTGAAGTTCCCATCATCTCTTTGGGTCCCTCTGCCTAGCCCAGGCACAAGCACAGGGATGCTTTTTATCCATTGGATGGCTGAGAGATGTGCCTCAGGGTCACAAGCTGGGAAGGCACAGAGCCAGAGTTGGTGCCCAGAAGCCACATCTGTGCTAGCTGTGCTCTGCCGCGCTGCACCTGTAGGCAGCAGCTCTGTGACTGTGGCTCCCTGAGGCATTCTTTCTGAGAGCTGCAGAAGGACAGGACCGTGGGGCTCTACTGTCCCTCCCTACCTAGGGCCagtcctgatctctcctccccacactccaaacaataaaaagcaaaccTGAGCATATGTTCCCTGGTTCACCATCTGGTACTGATCAGAGACCATTATCCAAAGAAAATACATTCCAAGACCTCGGCATCTCACTTGGGGAAACAAAATTTAACATGCATGACAGGGTGTCCTGTGCTCGGTAATTGGCAAGAGCAGAAGTGACATCAGCCACCATGTCCCAGAGTGGTTTCCTGGGTGCTGGTTCTGTAGGGTAGTTCCAGAGCTTAAGCAAAAGGGCTAGCTATGGCACAATGAGACTAGAAATGTCTGGGTTTTACCTAGGTGGGTCTTTCCCAGTGCCTTTAATAGCTGACTTCACAGAACTAGAGATCAGCCAGATTTTGTCTAATGATTCACTAGTCTGAGAATTAGTAGTATTATCTgagaattagttttttttttttttttttttaaagagagagagagagagagagaatttttttaatgtttatttttcagttctcggcggacataacatctttgtttgtatgtggtgctgaggatcgaacccgggccgcacgcatgccaggcgagcgcgctaccgcttgagccacatccccagccctgagaattAGTATTATTGTCCCTATTTTTCAAATGGTGACAGACTGAGAATGATCTATCCAGGGTTGTGTAGCTAGTGAGTGGCAGGGCCAGGGTTCACAGCCAGGTCAGCCTGAGCCCTGTGCATTAAATACTGTCCTTCCTCTTGGGTGGCTACCCAGAGCAGGGATTGACCCACAAACTTTTCTCTGGAGATTCTATTGTTTTCTGTCCTGGTTAAGGCCTCTGATCTCTGCTGGGCACCCTGACATCTGATGGTCTCCCACATTATCATTGAATGACCTGGGTTAAAGACCTGTTCCCTCTAATAGTTCAGTCAGAACTACCTTCAGAGTTGGTAAACTTTCCCCAGcctctagaagaatgaaacaaagccaggaatgcacacctgtaatctcagctacttgggatgctgaggcaggaaggtcacaaatTTGAGCctagcctcatcaacttagcaagagcctcagcaactcagtgagagcctatctcaaaaaataaaaaggactgggaatgtagttcggcagtaaagcacccctgggttcaacctccagtattaaaaaaaaaaaaaaataggaaagaaagacaaatggaCCCAAAATAGATagctgggggttgggggggctggcagtgtagctcagtggtaggttgCCTGCCTTGCACTTGTGAAGTACTattttcaatcctcagcaccacaaaaaataaataaagatattgtgtccatctaaaactaaaaaaaaaaaaatttttgaaaaaaaaaaaagatagcttgagaggtttagctcagtggtaaggcacttgTCTAGCACGGCATGAGGCCCCAGCTCCAATCCAGTActgaggagggaaaaagaaaaaaggtaaggGGAGGAATTTAGGGTAAAGTGTGTacttaacatgcacaaggccttgagttcaaacTCCAGCACCATGTTTAAAAAAGGAAGGTAGAGCTGACCCAGGCTTCCTTCATGCTTGCAGATCAAAGGCTCGTGGTCCAGCAAGAGGGGCGGTGAGGCCTCTGTCAACCCCTACAGCCATAAAAGTATTATCACCAACTGCTGTGCTGTGCTTTGTGGCCCCCTACCTCCCAGGTAAGCCACAGGGTGCAGAGAGAGGTCCCATGGAGGGTGGCACATCCTCACAGAGGTCCTGGACCTCAGCAGACCTCTCCCTACACTACAGACCTCTGCCCACTGCCCCATGCAGAGTGCATTCTGGATTTGTCATGTAAAGAGATTCTGTGCAAGTTTGTCATTTTTAGTTACATGAGCTCAATGTAGGaaaaaattaagtacaaaatATTAAGGACTATTAGGTATTACATATAATCCTACCCCCTCAGGGATCATCACAGGGACTGTTGTGTCCATACTTGAGCAACCCTGCCATTCCAGCTGGTGCTGGGTGGGGTGTCTACCCTCTCCTGGCAGAAGGGAACCCTGGTGGCTCAGCCCTGCCAGGAAGTTTCCTGTCCATCATGACACCAGGGGGCACCAGAGCTCCAGAACAGGAGTTAAATTGCCAAAGACACTGCTAGGACTAGACCTCCCCTTGTGGTCCTGTGCCCTCTCCTGTCCCTGCAACCCCTGGTCCCACCCAGTGTTCCTGTGACCTGTCCTGCCTGGTGGGGAAGGGACAGTAGGAATTTCACTATTTCCAAATGCTTACTTTTCACTTTTCCCTTAACCTGCAGCCTGGCTTCTTGTTAGCCAATCAGACAGGTGGGTCAGTTTGAATTAACAGTGAATAAATCTTGTGGCCAGAAGATAGGTgtccagagacagagagaggccTTTCAGAGAGAGTGTCTTAGCCCCGGATGGAGAGCAGCCTCCCTTTCCTCAGCCTTGCTAGGACCAGTCTTTCCCTGGCCAAGAGTCGGACCCTGCCATCTAGCTCCTGGCCTGGAGCTTTGGCATTGGACACGGTCCTCATGTATCACTGTGCCCTTGTGTTTTGGAAGCCTGATTGACCGGAGGGGATTTGTGCAGTCTGATACCGTGTTGCCCTCGCCCATCAGAAGCGATGAGCCAACCTGTGGAGCCAAGCCAGATGCCAGCATGGTAGGAGGCCACCCTTGAACACGGCTCAGTACTTGCCACCTGCTGGCCTGTCCACCCCTCCGTATTCGCCTGCTGCCCTCCACACCTGCTGGGACCCTCCCCATTCCATCCAAGGGAAGCAGAGCTGCCAAAGACTGgtgtcttttcatatttattttccactCTGCGTGGCTTTTCCTGAACTGTTCCATGGCTGTACCCTCTACTCCCCAAACCCAGGTTCCCAGAGCCATGGGCCCTAGGTCTCTCAGCCGATCAGTAGCAGGAATGACAGGGGAGccagagcctctggaggccaTCAAGGGGACCATGCCAAGTCTCTGTGTGCCAGGGCGAGCCCTGTGTGAGTGAAGGTGTGAGCTGAGTGTGAAGCCTCCCAGGTGGGGCACTGCCTGGGCCTTGCTGAGCTGGGGCCTCTGGTGAGACAGGACTGTTGAGCAGCCAGCTCTGGACCTCAGGCCACAGAGATGATGTGCCAGTGGGCTGCTTTGGTGTGGGGGCTCCTGCATTCTCTTTATGATGATCATTGTTCTTTCTACTATTGGGtttttggtctttttgtttttttgtttgtttggagttgACCAATAGGATGGGTTCCACGGGGGTAGGGGGAAGCCAGCCAGGCAGCCAGAACCTTAGCTCCTGTAGAGTCCTGAGCAGCGCATAGGAAAGGGGTCCTGGCCCTTCCCCTGCCTGTGGAGGCTCTCTAAAGGATCCCAGGCTACCCCACTATGCCTCTCGcaagtcagggctggggatacttGAAACGGGTTTATTATTGCTGGGTATTTTGCACAATTTTATAGACCTCTTTTCTACATAGCCTTTTTTAAATGATGTGTAGTGCAAGGTGAAGGGTTATCAGAAGCCTAGTTCATTTTAATAAGTTTGTTACAAGAGACCTTCTgtctgtgaatgtgtgtgtatgcgcgtgTGTTCATGTGTGCCCTTGTATGCGTGTGGCTGGTTCCCACATCCGCTGGGCTGCCCCTTTTCCCTGTCCCCCTTGATTCAGGAGCAGCTTAAGCCGTGGGGCAGGGAACATGTGCGTTGGTCACAAGAGCCCCCTGGCCTCCCATTGGGGCTCAGACCCCATCCTCTTTAAAGGCAGGAGCTGGGGACTCTGCCACCACTTCCCTTGCCACCCAGCCTCCAGGTTAGGCTTCCAGCTAAGATCTGCCCAGACAGGCTGTGGCCGGGCGTGGTGGGTGGGGTGATGGCTTTGGGGAGCGGCTGCCATTCATCCCACAAGCCACACCTCCTCCCCAGAGCTCTGAGTATGGAACCCAGTGCCAGGGACTAGAGGACAAGGTATTTCTGCCAACTGGGGGGGCTTCGGTCCAGAGAATAGGAAGGAAGGAGCAGGATGGGCCAAAAAGGCGAGGGAAGGTTGACCTAAATCTGGGACAGAAGCTCAGAGGATGTCCCTCCTTTGCCGGAAGCTGTAGTTTCTTATAATAATAGAGAATTACCCCCAGACTCCTTTTTGGCCCTTCAAGTGGGCCAAAGCCCTTGAAAAGTGACATAGGAAGTCATTAGATCTTGTCCTTCCTTGCTCCAGAGACCGGtgggtcacagagctgggaagtggCCACAGCAGAGGGCCCTTCTGGGAGAACCAGCTCCGCCCAGCCTCAGGACCCTGGGCCCTCATGCAGTggccctggggggtggggaggagactgGTTGGAAGAGGGGGCTCCCACCTGCCTTTTATTTAAGCCAGTATTCTTTGATTCTGCTTGtaataaaacttttgtttttaagagttgatttgctttggtttggtttttgtttgcttttcctttgCTGAGGCCCCAGCTGGCAGCCTTGGGTTCTTTCAGACAAACTTGTCTTTCCTGGGGAGACAGAAAGATCCGACTGAATGGTCTGGCTGAAGTTCCCCTCATGGAGCTCTGTCTGTGGGAGGCAGAGTAAAGGAGGAGGCTGTGACTAAGCCACCTTGTCCCCTCTtcaccccctccccttcccctgcctcAGAGGCTTGGAGCCCTCTTGACTGCTTGGCTAAGGAAATGTTGGAGATTCCAGTTTGTGAGCAGAGCCTCCCGCCTGGGTGGTAGGGCCCAGCCAGACAACTCATAACACTGGCCCACCTCTCTGGTATCTCCCCCAGGAGGACACCTGTCAGGATTTTGCCATCTCCTGCACAGCCTGAGGGGGCTAACAGGCCTCTTTGCAGAGGGTTAGCTGGTAAGACTGTATCTCGCCTGGCGGCCAGCACTGCCCGCTCCCCTCACACACCATTTCATCGTCACCGCATGCCTCGCCAACCCCATGGAGCCCATCCATCTGTCTGTGTGTGGTGAGGTGTGTGTGCTAGTGGTGGTAGGTCCCCAGGGCTCCCCTCAAGCGGAAGGATCTTAGTCCTGCCCTAGGCTGGACTGAGAAAGTGGCTTCTCTCAGAGCAGCTGTCCTGCTGGAAGAGGAGTGAAGGGTGAGGTTGGGGAGGATGGGGCACCTGCTCTGAGGTGCCTGGACCTGTTATGGTAGTGTCCTGGTGTGCAGGGGCCCTTGGTCACCAACACTCCTGGTCCTGGCTTTCTGTCCCTGCTGAGCTCTCCCTCACCTGCCTGTTTCTCTCCGCTTCTTTGCCTGCTGCTCAAGCCCTGGCCCTTCTCTAATGGAAAGGTGGGCACTGTGGCAGACCCTATCCCCACTGTGGGCCCCTTAGGTCACCTCTCTCCTCCCATCCCCTGCTaaccctctctcttctccttctttgcCATCCTGCCTGGGATCTCCAGTGTGTGCAGGGGCTTAAGGACCTCCTGAGGACcgctgctctctgcctctccaggAGTGGCCTGGGGGGAGCCAGGCACCCGGCACCTCCACCTGCCTAACCTGTGGCCCATCTGCCACCATCTGTGCCTATAGGCTCTGCCCCCGCCTGCCCTACAGTGTGTGCTCTCTAGGGCCCTCAAGAGGGGACGGGGTTGGCCTCtttgccccacccccactccatgCTGGCCAGAGTGTAGGAAGCCATAATGCAGCTGTCAGCACAATACCTGTAACATGATGCTGAAactctcccaccctcctcccttccttccccttccccagatTTGTGAAGTGTCAAGACTCTTCAGGAATCTTGCCTTACAGCCCTCACCCCCCAAATCAGGCATAGCCATCGTCAAGCTGAGCAGGTTTCTTAAGGAGCCGTCTGGGGTGTTGATGACGCTGCTGAACAAGTTTGGTGACTGTTCTAAGCACAACCAGATTGACATTGTTCCCACggccccatcccctcccccagtagGTAGGATGCAAGGAGCCTGTATCCTTTGCCCCAGGCGCTGAGGGATAGAGCTGGCTCTGCACAGAGCCATGTTCCTTAGAAGACCTAAAGGAAACCCGGCCAGGTGTGGGAAAATCAgctgagcccagggctgggggctgctTGTCTGCGACCTTTTATAACCAAAATAAAGATTCCCCTCTTCTTGCTGTACCCTTGACTGGTGCCACTTTTTACTTTGGGGTCTGCAGCCGTGTCCATGGTGGTATGCAAGCATGGCTGACCCTCACTCCCAGCTTTGCTCCAACATGTCACCTCTGCTAAGGAGAGTTAAAGGGAACACAACACAACCAGGAGGGAAGTGGGAAAGTGGCCTATAGCCTCTGCACTGGCCCCCCCAGAACTCATCACAATTCCAGAGACCTTGGAGCTTTAGTTGACCTCTGAACTCTGAAAGGCCCAGCCCTGACCAACACAGGGGTTAACTCCAATCTGCGATCCACACCCCCTGAACTGAGCCCAGCCCAGGGTAACAGTCTCATGAAACCTTCCTCTCCCCAGCTGCCATCCCACATTGAGACACAGGCATGCACACTGTACCAGGAGCTAAAAACTAATTAACTaaaaaccaggtgtggtggcacaggcctgtaatcccagcaactccagaggctgaggcaggaggaggatcacaagttcaaggtcagcctcagctgcaatttatcaaggccctatgtcaaaataaaaagtaaaataagggcTCTCGGTGGAGCTCTGTGgtaaagcgctcctgggttcaatcctcagtaccaaaaagattaaataaaaatctaattactGCTGCCATTTAGCAAGGGCTTGCCAAGTTCCAGGTCCATTTTCTCACCTTAACCCAAGAAGATGtcagcctttgttttgtttatctttggaactagggatggaacccagggatgttttaccactgagctacatccccagtccttattttacttttcattttgagacaggatctcactaagttgctaaggctggcctcaaacttttcgatctacctgcctcagccttccaagtagttaGGATTATAGGTGCATACCACCCGCGCCCAGCTGATGTCAGCCTTTTTACAGGTGAGGGAATTGAGACTCCAGGAAGGTGCAGGAGCTGCCTAAGGTCATCCAGCTAACAGAGCAGCAAATCCAGGTTTGGAACCTGGTCTCTGCCCCAACTGCTAACCCTTCTGCATACCCCAGGAATGGATGAAATCTTGGAGAAGCCCTAAACTCTGCAGGGGGTTTGGAGGTGGTTCCCTCCTTGAACTGAGGGAAAAGTTGAAGCCCAGGGGCAGGAACGGACCTGCTAAGGCCTTATAACAGAGCTGGAATGCAGTCCAACACCCTGACCTCATTCCAGTCTCTCTCCATAAATTCCACACTATCTCTTTGACCAGACTGGAGATGTGGGGTACTCTGAGCCACAGCACCTTGAAGAGAATGGTCGAATCACTTAAAAGTAATCTAGGATCCATTCCTGAAAGCAACTAGTAGAGAGAGCTCTTACCTACATAACTGGACTCTTATTCACAACTAAGCAGGAAGAGAAGGTACTAGAGCCTTCTCTGATCACTTGTTTAATTTGATCAtttcaaaaacagacaaatttaCTTTGAAGGTCTTTCTGGAAGCTAGCCAAAGTCCCCCTAGTTGCAAACAGAAAACCCCATCTTTTTTCTCGGTGAAGATAGATAGCAACTGGCTGCTGCTTTCTCTCTAGCACAGCTCTTCAGAGCCTGTTACTTCAAAGCCAGCTAAGAAAGGACTGGTTGAATATGGGCCTGGGGATGCTCCAGGAGGGTGGGAAGGTGGCAGGCAGGATGAGGAAGGCCCCCTTGGgctgcagccccagctcctgTCCTGCTGACTCAGGCAGCTGATGTGGAGCTTTGTGCCCTGCCAGGGCCTGCTGCCTCCTGCCCGCCTGGGCTCCTGGACTTGGGAAATGGAAGCCTGAGGCAAAAGGAGGTAACAGACAGGAACTGAGTCAGGATCAACAGGCCAGAGCTGGCAGGGGGTGTCAGGCAGCCTGACTCCCAGATTCATCCTGGAGCCTCAAAAGAGGAGAAGGGGGATGAGAGGGCTTCCTTTCCTCTGCTTGGGTATGCTGAAGGCATGGAACCTGTGATATGAACCAGGCCCCCTGGCTGAAGCGGTGGGAAGAGAATTCCTCCTTAATTTAGGAGAAACTCTGAAATTCCTAGGCCTAACAGGCTCCCATTGTCTTGGGATCCCTAGGTTTCCCCCAGGACTTGGGGAAGCCCAGGCTCGATGACTAGTGCAAAAGAAGGTCCTTGAGGGCCCAGGGCCTGCTGAGACCAGAGGAGTGGCCTAGATGGAGAGAGGAGGCAGTGCTGAGGGGCTGTGACCATTCACTTTACACCTACAGGATCTGAGGCTTACAAAGGTTGTCACTTGGCCAAGGTTACCACGACTTGTAAGAACTGAACTCAGGCAGTTGATTCTAAAGATACAGGTTACTCTGTCTCATGGAAAACAAGGCATATTAATAAGTTGGagatgatggggaaaaaaaagtcagggaGTCTCTCTACCTAAAGACACTCTCTATAAGGTGGTATTCTAATGTAACTACTTTCCATCATTTTCTGTCAGTGCTCTGATTAGAGCAAATCCTTCAGGATGTCAGGCCTAAAATCCCGTCTGCTTTCTTTTAAACTCTACAATATTAGCCCACATAAGTCCTTACTTTTTCTTGTGGCAAAGAGGCAGATCTCAACTTCAGTTCTTCAGAGTTCTGGGCCTCCAGTGGGCAAAGAAAGTGCTCAGATACTCAGGGGAGCTGGGGGAGACACAGGCCTGTGAAATGGTCCCAGGTCAAGGATCAAACTAGCTGGATCCCAGAGGGGAGTATCATCTCGGAGCCATTCTGAGCTTTGGGTAGGGCAGGGTAGAAAAGCAGGAAGCCACCCTCATGGGCCCAGAGCCAGCACTTTTAGTTGATTCTTGATGAAACTTGAAGACAGGACACCCCCCACCAACTAGCAGCGACAGAAGGTTGGCAACAGAGGAATCTCCATCTCTGAGGCCTCTTTCAAGGGGTCAGAGATAGGGCCATGGTCAAAGAGAAGGAACAGGGAAACTTCTGGAAGACAGGTTTGGGGGAGACATCACTCAGCTCGAACTGCCGCCccataaaacaaaatgatatgtGTTGTAGCCATCTCCCTTGCCTCAGCCCCGTCTCTCCCCAGGTTGCTAGCGTTCCCCCCCAGGGGGATCAAACTGGACTGAGCACCTTGGTGGCCTGCTTCCCAGCCTCTGACAGAAGGCAGTCTGAGTCAGACAGGAAAATGGGACAGCCAACCAGCTGGGCCCCCACCCTTGGTGAGCCCAGCTGATACATGATAGTAGGCAGCTTCAAGGGGCAGGTGACCTGGCATGGAGAGCCAGAGGGTAAGTCCTCAGACAAGTGGCAACAGGCCACCAACTTGAAAGGGAAAATTGTGCTGTGATGGGGAAGGTGTTGAAGGAACTTACTGGGTGACTAATTACAAAGGCTGGGCTGGAGCGTCAGAGGCCACTTGTTAAACTCTTCTTTAAGTGGCAACCTGAAAGCTGCTACCTATGCATTCTGGGAGCTCAGAGGGGACCTTGAGAGAGAATGAGGACCAGGGGATGGAATGATGTTTAGGTAGACTCAGGAAGAAGCCTGGAAGAAAGGTGTTGAGGGAAGCAATATAGGGAGCtggtagctgtgtgaccttgggcagattTTGCCCCTCTCTGAGACTTAGTGTTCCCATCTCCACCGACCTGTGCACATAGACATAATGGGAAATTAAGTTAGATCAGGGATTTGAAAGTGCTTGGGAAACTATGATTCTATGGAAACATGAGCTATATAGCCTGAACCAAGGAAGGATCCACATTCTGCTGCTCCTGGCTTGCTGGACTCTTGTCTAGGCTGAAGTAGCCAGGTAGCTGAAGCCATTCTTACCCCTAGAAGGGTGCTGAGAAGGAGAATCTGATTGGGGAATCCAGGCCACTTCCTAATGTGGGTACCCTTGCATTGCAACCCTGAACAGCAGGAGGCAGCCTGGAGCCCCCATAGGTGCCTGCCCTGGTGGAGCCCACACCTACATTTCTCCTGACTGTCCTGATGACtcacacatcccagcccttttaccTTTAAGGAAGAGCCGGAAAGGGtgtggggagaagaggagaaggagggaggtcCTGGGCCCCAGTCCCGCCCTTGCTCCTCCCCACCCTACCCTGGGCCAGGCCACCCAGCCAAAAGGCAGACCGAGAGTCGGAGAGGCACAGAGTCCAGCATTGGTCCCAAGGCAGCCAGTTAACTCGCCGCCAGTCTGTCTGTCCCCAGAGCCATGGAGAGAGCCAGTCTGATCCAGAAGGCCAAGCTGGCAGAGCAGGCTGAACGCTATGAGGACATGGCAGCCTTCATGAAGGGCGCCGTGGAAAAGGGTGAGGAGCTCTCCTGTGAAGAGAGAAACCTGCTCTCTGTGGCCTACAAGAACGTGGTAGGCGGCCAGAGGGCTGCCTGGAGGGTCCTGTCCAGCATTGAGCAGAAGAGCAACGAGGAAGGCTCGGAAGAGAAGGGCCCCGAGGTGCGAGAGTACCGCGAGAAGGTGGAGACCGAGCTCCGGGGTGTGTGCGACACCGTGCTGGGCCTGCTGGACTCCCACCTTATCAAGGAGGCCGGGGAGGCGGAGAGCCGGGTTTTCTACCTGAAGATGAAGGGCGACTACTACCGCTACCTAGCCGAGGTGGCCACTGGTGACGACAAGAAGCGCATCATCGACTCTGCCCGGTCAGCCTACCAGGAGGCCATGGACATCAGCAAGAAGGAGATGCCGCCCACCAACCCCATCCGTCTGGGCCTGGCCCTGAACTTTTCCGTCTTCCACTACGAGATTGCCAACAGCCCCGAGGAAGCCATCACGCTGGCCAAGACCACTTTTGACGAGGCCATGGctgacctgcacaccctcagcGAGGACTCCTACAAAGACAGCACCCTCATCATGCAGCTGCTGCGAGACAACTTGACCCTCTGGACAGCCGACAACGCCGGGGAAGAGGGTGGGGAGGCTCCTGAGGAGCCCCAGAGCTGAGCCTGCCCGTCGcccacctgcagccctgccctccAGTCCCCAGCCCTCCAAGAGGACTAGTATGGGGCGGGAGGCCCTGTCTTCCCAGACCCTTCCCAATGCTCTGCTCCAATTCCGAAAG
This genomic interval from Urocitellus parryii isolate mUroPar1 chromosome 11, mUroPar1.hap1, whole genome shotgun sequence contains the following:
- the Sfn gene encoding 14-3-3 protein sigma encodes the protein MERASLIQKAKLAEQAERYEDMAAFMKGAVEKGEELSCEERNLLSVAYKNVVGGQRAAWRVLSSIEQKSNEEGSEEKGPEVREYREKVETELRGVCDTVLGLLDSHLIKEAGEAESRVFYLKMKGDYYRYLAEVATGDDKKRIIDSARSAYQEAMDISKKEMPPTNPIRLGLALNFSVFHYEIANSPEEAITLAKTTFDEAMADLHTLSEDSYKDSTLIMQLLRDNLTLWTADNAGEEGGEAPEEPQS